The Arachis ipaensis cultivar K30076 chromosome B10, Araip1.1, whole genome shotgun sequence DNA window TCACTAACAAATAGAATGATTTGAGGCCTGCCATTTCCCTATGTATTCCATTTGAATCAATATTTTATAACTGATAGCAAATACAATAACGGCAACCCAGCGCTTTCGCCCTTTGTTGGGTTTTGGTTACTTTTCATttctggttttttatttttttggatgatAACTGATCGTTGAATATTTTGATTTCTTTTTTCCATATTTCCATATTAATGTTCATAGagcttttatttattgatttttattttggcTACAAAGTTATGCAAAAGATTTGTGGATATCCAATCATGCACTCATTTAGTTTGGTTTTCCTTTATCTTCTTGATCAGAACTCATTGGAACCACTGATTTTGTGGAGAAGGGTACAGAAGGTGTTGTTTTTAGAACCTGTGATCAAGAAAGAAATCGGGTTGTTTTTCAAATAGGGACTTCCGATGCTGTGAGGGCCTTATCTGCTGCACAATTAGTGTAAGTTAATGGTACCTGTGGATTTCTTATTCTTGGTACTGaagttgataaaaataaaaaaaatcaaaagaaagaaaagtttttctttgatcttttttAAAGGAAATAATTGATTATTGCTATTGGCTCTTTATGTTGTCTACTAGTCCTATTATACATTTATATGGAAATGAAATTGTGTTCATATAATCATATATCATATTAAAGCATTGCAATCTTAATTATTGCATGATTTGTAGGAGGAAGATATTTTATCTCTACCAATTCCTAATATATCATCTGAAAATGCGTAAATTTCTAAGTTGAAGTAGATTATATTTTCATTTGGAACATGCTAAACTAGATCAACATGTGTCTTTTCTAACATCCAACAAATGATAAAAGGAAGAAATAACATTATTTTTCATCGTCTTACTTTTTTATGTTTACTTAAGTTTCTTGGGTGTGGGATGCAGCGCTAAGGATGTTGCTGCAATAGATGTTAACATGGGTTGCCCAAAGTCATTTTCTGTCCATGGTGGCATGGGTTCTGCCCTGTTGTCCAAACCAGATCTTATTCATGATGTAAGTCTTTGTAATCTATAGTTGTTCTAATTGTAATTCTgcaaatttttgttttaaaaaatccATCCTCTTTACAAACCAGATCTTGACGACATTAAGGAGGAATTTGAGCACACCAGTAACCTGTAAGATTCGACTTCTAAAATCACCCAATGACACGGTGGAACTGGCCAGGCGAATTGAGAAAACTGGTGTTTCTGCTCTTGCTGTCCATGGAAGGTAAACCATTTGTTTCCTTTGGGAACCTCTACCTGCCTATATAATGTCTGAGGATATGTTTgtgatttggaattttgtagtgGAAGGAGACGAAGTGAGGGCTTGAAGAGTAAAGTGGAGTCCATTTTACTCTTAATTCCCTTCTCTTCCCTCCCTTTCCCTCCAAAACACGAACTAAGAAAGTTATCATTCTTAATCACTCAACAACCAAGACAACCAGAATTATCTAGTTTGTTATAATGGAAATTGTGATGCTTTACAATGTGGGGATATTTTATAATGGAAATTGTGATGCTTTAAAATTTCAAAAGTGACATAGGACATATGTGCTAACAATTAAAAGCAAACACACCACAAATGCACAATTTGATGAGGAAACAAATATGACAATCAATTTATCTTTGTTTGCACTAAAGATGCCTTAtaccttattttttcttttaatctaTTTACAGAAAAGTCCCAGATAGGCCCAGGGATCCTGCTAAGTGGAGTGAAATTGCTGATATTGTGTCAGCATTATCTATTCCAGTTATAGCAAATGGTGATGTATTTGAGTACAACGATATCCAGCGTATCAAATCTGCTACAGGTAGCTGAAATGAATTCATAAAAAGTTGACTATTTTTCAGCTGTTTTATTAGACTAGATCCCATCCTTGATTTCACATAGTGGTGGAGCTAGCCACTTCCTACAAAGGATGAAAAGGCATTTTCTTTGACTTAGTTACGAAAAAACTCTGGTATgacatgaaaaagaagaaaaagaaaaaagaaaaaataggaattaattaaaaaaaaggttGATTGCACTTTATGTTAGGTGCTCTTTCGTGCGTGGACTTTAAAAATGTGCAAAGAAAGAACTCCCTCAGCTTTCCCATACATGCAGATTGATCATATTGGCAATTTTCAGTTTTCCATATATTGTTAACAAGGTTTAGTGGCGCATTTATGAAAGGCCCAGGGATTCATTTGCGTATTTGCAAAGTTCAGGGGGCTAAAATATAAATGGGGTAAAGCTTATAGGGGGTAAATTGTAATTATCCCTAGAAGAAAAGGATGCAATTGGACAATTAAGCCTTTTGTAGATGGTTTGGCTGAACATCAGACTTAATAGCTTAGGTATTTCACACTACAAGCATAAAAGTTCTGGGAGAGgaccaaatattttaaaattttggtaCAAAGAATTTGAAGGTTTGGGTGTCCCCCGTATTTCATAGAAAGCCTTGAGAAAGTAACTTTTTTTAATCTAATTTTCTTGGGAAATTCCTTTCCTATTGTTTACCACGTTTTGTTTATAACATGTAacaatttttatttgtatttatttctGTCATTATAAACTCACTACTTGTTCAttcatattaaattttttaagtaTGACTTTGCATAAGGTGCCGCATCAGTGATGGTTGCTCGAGGTGCTCTCTGGAATGCTTCCGTATTTTTGCCTGAAGGAGAACTTCCTTATGAAGATGTGAAAAGAGAGTATCTCCGGAAGGTAATGTTGTTTCTTTGTTCTATATTATCCACAATTACACACTTGGGAACCTTCTATTATTTTCCTTGAGAAGAGTGATTGTGTTATGTATATGTAGTTTTAAGACTTCGTGGTGTTATTCTATTTGCCTTGTGGAGTTTTCATTTTAGAGAAATGGTTTTACAAATTCTCATATTGGTGGATGGTTTTGAGCTTGTGTGTATCATGCTATTAACTATAAAATGTTGTTCTTGATTTCAGTGCATCTTGTGGGATAATGATCTGAAAAGTACCAAGCAAACAATAAAGGAAATGATAATGCATTATTCTTGCCTAGAGTTCCCTGAAGGGAAGGCTGTGAACAAGTCAGAGTCTATGGCAGATCTAGCGTAagtttacttttctttttatttcttgttttcatgCCGATTGGCTTCTGAACCATACTTTTGTACAATTTATGACTCTATCAGATTTCTGTGTCTTTTCAACAAGTGTCATTTGCAAATATATGTCTGAGACATTTCAGATACGACACTCATATGATACATGTGTCTTTCGTGTCCAATTGtatcttaattaaaaaaatatttttccggACACCCCTAGACACATTCAAATATGACTGCGTGTTGATGTTTTATTCTCTGCCTATTTTCTTGAAATAATGTGTatcattaattattaatataaaaattatctaaaataCTTCATATAATTGAAAAAGacattaaaacaaataaaaaaggtgCAAGTTATGGTATTTATAGTTATGGCGACCGCACAATTTTAGCCACACTTTAAAAAGTGTTGGTAAAATTAAAATAGTGTTTTTTTATTGTTTAACAAtgctttttaatttgaaaaataaaaatgaaaggtgATAAATGTATAAACGTGTTACTTTAATTTTAGTAATACTTTTTAAATATTGCTGAAGCTGTTTAGCCACCATAGCCATGAAGCCTAGACATGATAGATTCCacctaaaaaaaattagtttgtaGTTTTGTactttatattattaaaattccaagacattattataatttatttaagaaatctttatattttatatgtatgttgtgtataattaagatcaacggttaaaaattactGAAACACCGGTGTACCGGTATACTTGAAAACTTTCCTATAAAACAAGGTTCTAGGCAAACTCTGGGCTTACCAAGATTGCTGAAAATCGTCCTTGCTAGCTATTAGCTGCTAGCTTCCGAGAAAGGGTGGAAACTGGAAACATGGAAACAAATCtgtctttgtttttgggttagaCAAACACACAGAGTACATGACAGCTTTCTTCTGGTTTTTCTTACGATGTTGCATTGTTTGTTATTGCAGGGAACTTTATGGACAGGAAGAGTACTATCAGTTTGTCTGTAAAACCAGATTTGATGTTGATGGATATAgataatgttattttttattctcAAATGTTTTAGCTGAATGTCCGATTGCCCTGGTTTAGTGCCAATTCTTTTTGAGAAGTCACTGATAGGAGATTTTCACAGCTCGAGATCAAGTCATTGTTTTATAGGCAAGGAAATTTATTTTGGCCTGGATAAAGATAAATTATATTATAGCGTCCATGTATGTAACTTTAATATTTTTCCCATCCCATTGTAATTTTAGTTCTAGTTGACAATTGGATTTTCTCTTGATAGTAAATTATGAacacttctttttttcttcttttctcttttttttgagagaaaaaggaagagaggAGGGGTATTTAGGGTAACTAGAAATTGATTTGTTTCTCTTGTTGATCCTTGTAATTCTTGTGGGGTAATTATACTTCAGTATATTGTTATATTTAAGTATCAAAGTTCTTACTGATACACTTTATTTTGGTGGCATCTTCAGCATATTATACCCCAAGAAAAAGTTTACAAAATTAAGAATTTAAAAGGTTTATGAAAGTTTGGATGGGTTTTGTGGTTGTGTTTATTTAATTGAGTGTTTTAGTTAGTCAAAATTTAAAAAGTCCaattatctaaatttatttcagcTAATTAATCTAATATGTTGTATATTATTACAATGAAAATGTTTGGTTACCAAAATAAATTAGCTAAAAatagtcaaaatttattttatttagtattaatgaatgttaaataagataagttttggccttttttttctctttagcaTTACCGTTATTATAATTAAGATGAATTTAAACCTAAATACTCTAAGATACTTGAGTTAGAAAACCAAAAACATCAACTAATTGAACAACTAATACTAGTGTAACAAAACTACTAattcttttctaaaaaatttgAGGGGGCCATTGTCAAAACAAAGATCTGCCCCTAAATTCACGTGGTTTGCCCGGTAAATATGTGAAAAGAAAAAACCCTAGAcattattatttgatttatttcttACGTTCTATATATGAAAGCTTGGTAGgccaaaataacttaaaagaataGAAGCTAGGCAAAGTATTCAACTACTAATGAAGACACTCTCAAACGAAATTTATGAGACCTTTACATTTATAATTTGCAAAAAATGAAATATGTATGATCACAATATTAGATACCCCCCAAGCATTTTTCCATCAAAACTTTGACAACTTGCAAATCAACATGTATCTTGATAATatgtataattttattatattgcaattgttttacttttttttttccggCTTAAGTAAATTTCATCactctttattaaaaaaaaaacacaacatATTAACtccatagaaaaaaaaaacaattaatttCTAAAAGTCCTTACATACATCCAAGAGAAAGTAACTAGTATATTAGAAATCAACTCATCTTTATAAAAGATTTGACACTATATTTAAAGCCACTGTCAATTACCAATCCCCAAACATAAACACACTAATGGGTCTACCTCTCACCTTTTTCTTTACCAGGGCTAgcatactttctttttctttttttataaaaactaaaataaattataaattacaaACTTTATAAGCACTAGATAGAATGATAGGCTCTAATTTAAGTTAACATTTACTGAAATTATCCTAATTATTCCTGTGGTTAAGTAGGGTAGAGTAGCTAGCACATGGCCAAAACAGGATCTATGCTCTATAAAAAccattaaaaagaaaatatttatagACAAATTAAAGGTACATCCAGTCATCTATCAAGGGAAGTCTAAAGCCAGAGAAAAGTTTAGCCAGCAAATTGGCTTTAATTTCTCACATGATATCTACTTTTCCCACTTGAAAATCTAGATTCTCCtgtaaactaaaaaaataattttgccaAACATTTATACAACAGAATAACAAAGCTTTATTTTGTTAGGTAAATTACATAAATCAAACaatattattgtattttattatatatcatttttaTAAGAATTTACATCTTTCGTTAATTgttggttaaaatttttttttttagccaAACCTGATTGAGGTCACTCATTATGTCCTTTTCACTTTAAACCCAAGGTCTTTGTCTGCTTTTATGGTTTTGTATCGTACTTCGAAATAGTTGAGATGCATGATTGTGTTCCATATAGGTCAATCACCTTTTAATTAATAGGTACCTGATTTAGAATTTCA harbors:
- the LOC107623418 gene encoding tRNA-dihydrouridine(20) synthase [NAD(P)+]-like encodes the protein MDYNNKLVLAPMVRVGTLPLRLLAAQYGADITYGEEIIDHKILKCERRVNELIGTTDFVEKGTEGVVFRTCDQERNRVVFQIGTSDAVRALSAAQLVAKDVAAIDVNMGCPKSFSVHGGMGSALLSKPDLIHDILTTLRRNLSTPVTCKIRLLKSPNDTVELARRIEKTGVSALAVHGRKVPDRPRDPAKWSEIADIVSALSIPVIANGDVFEYNDIQRIKSATGAASVMVARGALWNASVFLPEGELPYEDVKREYLRKCILWDNDLKSTKQTIKEMIMHYSCLEFPEGKAVNKSESMADLAELYGQEEYYQFVCKTRFDVDGYR